Part of the Lolium rigidum isolate FL_2022 chromosome 6, APGP_CSIRO_Lrig_0.1, whole genome shotgun sequence genome, GTGCACTAGGTCGTCGATGGTCGTGTCCGAGCGAGTGCGGGGGTCATGGCCAAGCTTActgacatggtgagagagagagaggaggagagggagcaaGTGGTGGCATGGTGGTGACTAGGGTGGGCCGGCATGATGTGTTCTTGATCATTTGTGCATCTCCTTGGGTCTCTGAGGTCATGGCTTGCTAAAATGGGTTGATACCAGACTATTTGACAAGGTTGTCTAGGTTGAAGAGGTCTAGAGCTTGTAAGAATATTTATGGCCAAAGTTTATGTGACATGCACTATGTCATGGTGTGTCCTTGTGCTAGGTGAGCATGGCCAGGTTAGGTGAGGTCCTTGGTGAGTACAAAGCACTATTGGTGAGCCAAGGAGAGAGGGGGTGAGAGGTAGTACATAGTTGGTGAGGGGTTGTACCCTAATGTTTACTCTATGTGCTCCACATATAATACAAGCAAAGGTTTTCTATGTGTGGGATTTTGACCAAATTTCTGCATAGATGGGttctaaataatgtttggcactcattggtggtcttggtttgaggtttggagttggtttgcaaaatttccaaattttgagAGAAACTAGAATTGAGTTCAAAGTTGCAACTTGGCTTGACTATTGTGAGCAATGGTAAActctctggtcaaagtggtcaacatgaaagttactcaccttgacctggtattggatgacatggctttggttgaccaagtttagtttgaataaaagtcaaaaccagggggtaaagtagtgaacattttataaaatggcaatatgaccattatcacatgtatgttgattttgggatttgctttgatttgattttggtttctttgatgcaattgtgtttgtttatcataaataagagttttacaaacaatagatcaagcaatggtggcctttggtgaagatttgcaaaattggccttatgtgtatgtgagtgaaattgggattttctccctatttgatttctctccaattgagttgacttttgttgactctaatgtggttcttatgagtttagaaacattttaagaccattgaaactaatttaaaaggtcttgttcaaagatttgcaaaaatggccataacacataagaggtgatgtgttaaatcttattaaacttgtaaattgttcatcttgcttcacttggacatgggttagggtcaatttagtgttatattaggttgagagatggtttcacaccatttggtcaaggtagaagtgcataggtcaagatttggggaaatggctatgtgtcacatatgcctctatgcatatgttgcatttgagttttaatttgacttggcttgacccaattggtgttgttgagtgttgaaatggtatataggagtgatccaatcaTTTACCACAAGTactagggtcaatattcttaatttcccaaattgttattttattctcatatgcctctagggcatttttagtttctttttattttctttggtttcaacttgggaatggtttgagaagtactagatagggtgtatgaaggttttccaaacctctaaacaaagtagaaaggtctagggtaaagatttgtaaaaatagccataggcacatatacctttttcttatttaatttccttttattttattttagctaggatggtgaaagaggggtgaggtttagggtttaagatcatttcaaagtagtaaacaaactatcatggcaataacacaacattggagcatgatcactatgtatcacacttaatttaataaaagtttttgttggttctcatttttggaaaaaggaaatctattctctttgttttaaaatttggggatGTTACATCTACCATTTCAATAGATTTTCAAAGGTGGTCGGCGTGCTTGACACATGTGAACTGTTGGAACCCAAGTGGTAAAAATGATGATGATCAGGTAATCTACCCTTTTTGTTGCTCTATGTGATCAACGTGTTTGCTCTATGGAACAAATTTTCTTTCTCTATGTTTTTATGTAGACATCCATTCCCCAAAGATTGTTCAAGGTAAAACCACAGAAAGAGGCAATAATCGCAAGAAAGGCAAGGTTGGGAAAGCTTTTTACGTTGTATCATTGTTGGTCACACTTGAAGATGGTGAGAATCGGAATAGTCGTGACTTGTAGGAAGTGCCAAAGAAAAGCGGTAAGAGATCGGTTGGTGATGCGACTATTATTGGAGATGATACATCAAGTGATGAAGGAACATGAACCCCCACTCCCAACTTTGTTGCCAAAACCAAAAGGCCCGATGGAAATAAGTATGCCAAAGAGAAGGGCAATAAGACTAGAGATGATGATGTCAAGAAAACATTGGATGCTATCATGATGTGAGAAAAGAGATGGCCGAGGATAGAAATGTGATGAGGAAGTAAATAGAACAGTTGTGTGTCTCCGAGGATAGAAATTAAGGATGTGGCTGAGGAGAGACGGGTAGCAACCGAGTAAAGGTTGGCGGCAACCGAAGAGCTAACAAGCCGAGGATAGGAGGCTAGCGatggaggagaagaaggtggCTATGGAAGAAGCTCGTCGAGTTGAGGAGAGGGAGGGACTCATGTTCATGGACACAAGTCGCATGAGTGACAAGCGAAAGCAACACATTGAGCGTTGTCGCGACCAATTGTTATCGAAGAAACAAATGTTGGGATACATGAATGCCATGGCGGAAGCttgctcacttggttagggaagtggatgtacaacctagaCACCAAGGTTCAAGCCCCTAGGACGCATACTTGAGGTCTTAAAAAAACACTATGGGGCTTCCCCTATCGTATTCATTTGAAAAAATAACATGGTCAGCGAGGGTGGAGGCATGGCCGAAGACATGAATGTATACATGGGTGACTACATGGGTGGAGGCATTGCCAACATGTGTGGAGAATACATGAATTCCATGGGATTATGGACAGTGTTATTGGTAGAGGCATGTTCAGCATGGGAGCATACATGTCAGACATGGGTGGAGACATCCCTGCCTGATAAACCCCACGTGCAGGGGATCATtgcagtacaattcgataagtatttgactgtcgaacccacgaggagctgaaggtaaactacctattctctaaagccctataacccacttatatggccttctatgcaaagctaggaactacaagtgctgaaattaaaatgcaatgagtaaaatgCAAGACAAGTAAAGTGTAGTGAAGTAAAGTAAGATGAAGGGAACTGAAGTAGAGTgaagtaactcaagggagtaagtgttctagcaaattgctacttcatttgtgtggttgtcataattagtgaagcagAAAGATAGTcttttttattgtttcttctagagaggagttatagataggtgtagccatggatatgggcaaatacacccctagtgattgatcctaaaGCCATAGGCATGATCAAACataggaattattaagacataaagtccaaccaccgctgtaagtttaaaggtccccatagtaAAAACCCCTGTTTGATTAACCATGGTAATACTACATGCATCTAAGAATTGTGGCATTGGTTTCTGTCAGCTCCATTTGTCCCTcgtcctatcaacatgcaacagtgacaaccttatgcatccccaacatatgtgtgcacttatatatcagtacaaaagatcatcatagaagataacaaatacttatatgcaaccatcacaaatatctcacaattgccatgaacaagtcactactcaaacatcaatatagagatacaatagatcatgagAAAAACAATATATTGCTTAACACATTATGTTTGCCGAGAGATTACAaggggtagatgaagatggtgttgctgtagatggtgatgaagatgctgatgatgcccacaccggagggggtggagtccacctaaGGCGATTCCGGCAGCGTTTGCCCCCTCCGATCCCCGCCGGCGGTGGCCTGCTGACTCTCTGTTTACGTGTTTTTGATTTCCGCTGCTGTAGCCTCGACGAAACCCCCGGGGGTCGTATATATAGTGGGTTTTAAGACAAAACAAGTCGGTTGATGTTGGATTGAAGCGAAACGGACGCTCCAGGCGAGAAAGAGGGCTGGTGGCGCGCCCAAAGGGGGTGGGCGCGCCACTGTCCCTCTCTCCCAGCCTATTGATCTCATTGTGGTccactttagctcattttgttcGTCTCAAAATTTACAAAGCGTGGCCCCTGATCTTGCCCTTTTTGGAGTCCTGTAGCTCTTGTAatgtcaaaaacactaaaaagaggCGTTTTCTGCCAAACAAAATTAGAACCGGAAGAGAGAgaattgtttagaaaatcccctaaaacatcataaaacatgtgaataacattatataagatgcaaaatATGTTGTAATATGCTGTAGTAAAgtataaagttcatgtatgtattttacatgcatcactgcCATGGGAGTTTACATGGTTTGAGGCATTGGATATTCCATGGGTGGTGGCATAAGAGCTTCCATATGTGGTGCCATGGGAGCTTCCATGGATGCATATAATGCTTCCAACACCACCAATGTCGATGATAACGACAATGAAGGCAATGGAGAGACACCCAAAAAAAGAAGATGCCGACAATACCAATGTAGACAATGAAGACACGGTAGTCACTGAACCATGAGTGGCTTTGATATTGTCTATGTGTTTGCCGAACTTTCCGTTTGTCTATGTGTGTTTGTCGaactttttgtttgtttgtgtcTATGCTACACTATGGTATGTTTGAACCTGATATGTGTGATGAAGAAATCAATACCTAAATTCGTATGTTTTAATATGTGTGCCATCTGTTGCAAAGATATGTGTTGTGAAATATTGGGCACTAAATGTGGTGCCCTATTTGACGTCAACTAAAATTGCAGAAAATTGGTACACAAAACTAGCAACCCATAAAAACAGGTGTtctaaaactactccctccgttctgatttagtctacattttagaaaaaataagacaaattagtattgcatttattagtactacttatatATGTGAACAGCCAATGCAAACTACATTGAAAATATCAGCGTCCAATGAAGAGAGCAAAATtggtagaatgtagagtatttaagAACAAATTTTAGAGCtaaaatgtagactatttcagaacggagagAGTATTTTTTTTTGTGATGCTCTAAAACCCTCACCCTCACCAACCACAGAGAAGGTGCTATGAGGTTTAGCTAGACCTCCACGTTTATTGTGAAGTTTAGTGGGAGCCGAGAAATCAGCTTTTGGCTTGAAACAAAACCCACGTGGGACAGTGCTCGAGCTCGCCCGCAGCTGACCGCGTGAGGCGGCCGCCGGGTCCTGTCCCCTTTCTCCACCCACACCAACCCCAACCCCAGAACCAGAACCGACGGCCAGGATTGTCCCAGGCACAAAAACCCACGGCCGATCCGGATGCGCCATCTTTTTTATACTACTCCCGAGCTCGACACCCACTTCCCTCCTCCCCACCTTCCCCCTTCTCCCCCAATCCCCTCCTTGGAGTGGGCGAGGCAGCGCCGGAGGCGAGCCGACCACCACCATCGCGCCGCCACTCATGGAGTCGCTCGCTCTCCTCAGCGCCAAGCCCGGCCTCACCCTCCGCGCCGGGCCACGCCTCCCCCTCCCGCGCCTGCGAGCCACCCGCGCCTCCCTCtcccccacctccacctccacctccagcccCGCCGCTCTCCACTCCCCGCTCCTCGCGTCCAGAGCCCGCACCTCCCACGACGCCGTCCTCGGATACGGCCTCCTCAAGCGGAggcccacccccacccccagcgTCTCCtgcagcgcggcggcggccgccgccgcgctgccgCAGCCGCCAGAGCCCAAGAAGTTCCTCGGCGTGGGCCTGCCGACGCTGAAGAAGATCGTGCCGCTGGGGCTCATGTTCTTCTGCATCCTCTTCAACTACACCATCCTGCGGGACACCAAGGACGTGCTGGTCGTCACCGCCAAGGGCAGCAGCGCCGAGATCATCCCCTTCCTCAAGACCTGGGTCAACCTGCCCATGGCCATCGGGTTCATGCTCGCCTACTCCAAGCTCTCCGACGTGCTCTCCCGGGAGGCGCTCTTCTACACCGTCATCTTCCCCTTCATCGCCTTCTTCGGCCTCTTCGGGTTCGTGCTCTACCCGCTCAGGGACCTCATCCACCCCACCGCGCTCGCCGACAGGCTGCTCGCCGCGCTCGGGCCCAGCTTCCTTGGGCCCGTCGCCATACTCAGGATTTGGAGCTTCTGCTTGTTCTATGTCATGGCAGAGCTATGGGGCAGCGTCGTCGTCTCGGTCCTCTTCTGGGGGTTCGCCAACCAGGTCAGTCACTCACGGCTTTCGACTTTTCCTTCAACCTTTGTATTGTGCAAGTGCGAACCACGTCCTTCATTTCCAGGCATATAGAGTCTAGTTTTGACCACCCTTGATGGTCAATATTTTGACCCCATGGTTGGTTGTTGGAAACGAAAACTCTTCTCTCTGTCAGAATACTTATAGACAGCTGATGATGAAATGGTGTGCTACAGTATTTTCTCTCTCTAGTATTTTGTAGGCCATGCATTGTAGCATTTCATATCGCATTTGAATATGCTCGGCTGCTTGGTTCCTAATCAATGTTTCGACCGGATGGATGCTTATTGGAGAACTGAACTTGGATAGGAAAACTCTTCTCGCTGTCAGAATGCTTAGACAGCAGGTGATGAAATGATGTGCTCTTTTTTGCTCTAGTGTTTTTTAGGTCATGCATTGTAGCATTTCACATCGCATTTGGATGTTTTCTCTACAGTTTTGTAGTTTTGACCGTTGATGGTCAATACTTTGACCCCATGGTTGGTTGTTGGAGAGGAAAACACTTACCTCTGTCAGAGTAGTAAACAGCTGATGATGAAATGGTTTGCTCTTTTTTTTCTCTAGTAGTTTGTAGGTCATGCATTTGAATATGCTCAGCTGCATGGTTGATCGTCAATGTTTTGATCCGATGGTTGGTTGTTTCAGAACTAAACTTGGATAGGGAAACTCTTCTCCCTTTCAGAATACTTTGACAGCTAATGATAAAATGATGTGTAGGTCCTGCACTGTAGCATTTCACATCGCATTTGAGTATGCTTAGCTGCATGGTTGATCGTCAATGTTTTGACCCGATGGTTGGTTATTTCAGAACTAAACTTGGATAGGGAAACTCTTCTCCCTTTCAGAATACTTAGACAGCTGATGATAAAATGATGTGTAGGTCCTGCACTGTAGCATTTCGCATCGCATTTGAGTATGCTTAGCTGCATGGTTGATCGTCAATGTTTTGACCGATGCTTGGTTATTGTAGAACTAAACTTGGATAGGAAAACTCTTCTCTCTGTCAGAATGGTTAGACAGCTGATGATGAAATGTTGCGCTCTTTTTTGTTGGTCCTGCATTGTAGAACTTAACATTGCATTGCGTTTTCTTTTCGAACAGGGGAATAAGAcccctgcatcaattgatgcacgtaTCCATTTATTGCATTGCGTGGCTGTAGCTGTTGGATGAGGTCTAGGTGCTTGTTGCTTTCTGCTATGAATATGCACAGCTGCATGATTTCTAGCTTTCCATAACCTGAATGTTGTTTTCAGTCATCTACTGGTTGTGAATATCTGTTCTTTTGGAACACTTGGCTGGATACTGTCCACACTTTCTAACTCATTTTgagataaatgatgaagattgatGTAGGCTTGAGTACACCTAATATGTTTTTGTATTATGGCTCCTTTTCTTCTGGAAAACGTGGTTAGCATGCTTGTATTTGATGCACGCATACACATTTTACTAATTGCGGTTTCTTTCGAGAGACAATCAAGACATCATTACTGAAACTTGGTAAAAATAAGTAAACGAGTCTAACTAAAATCTACAGAAGGGAGATGACAGAGATAATGTGTGAAGATCAACAAATTTGTATTACATATATACCGATGTATGTTGCATTTTCACATTTAGATCTCATACTTTTCAACACCGTTTGATGGCTATTCTTGTTAACCTGTTATTGGTTCAATATCTCAAGCATTCTGCTCTGCAGTCTATGTTATTGAAAGATCCCTAAATGGCACTACTTCAGAGTGCGTTAACAATTTTACCAGCTAGAAATTACAGGCTGATGTCTGAATCCGAGTCTATGAGCCCACATGGTGATATCTTAACTCCGAAATGCATCTAGCTGTCACTTAGGTAGTGAGCGAAGTTGTGTCTCTAATAGACATCAACGTAGTTTTGTAGCCAGACACTCCACAGAATGAGCATTAGGATTGGCTGCTGTTGTCGCAGAAAGGATCTGATGGTTAGTTCCATTTCCTAGAGTTGCTTTTTTATTAGATAATATTGTTAGTCAGTCCTAACGGCCTGCCAGCGGGCAGCAACATGGGGGGTGAGGTGGAAGGGGGTATGAAGCATAGGAGTTCACAGTGACAGTGGTACTTGTCAGTACAATTCTGCTCTGACCTTGGTGGATGTATTGACGTTTTAGAGAGCGGACTGCTGAAGAATCCTTATTTCACATTTTCTTAGCTTTCTCATCAAATGATAGTCCTCATTACTCAAACTGAGTTGATTCCGTCTTTTTCAGATCACCACAGTTGATGAAGCAAAAGAGTTCTACCCTCTATTTGGCCTTGGGGCAAATATTGCCCTTATCTTTTCTGGGCGCACAGTTAAATATTTCTCAAATTTGCGGAAGACAATGGCTCCAGGAGTTGATGGCTGGGAGGTATCTTTGAAAGGAATGATGGGCATAGTGGTACTTCTTGGGCTTGTCATTTCTTCCATCTATTGGGCGGTGAACAAGCTTGTTCTGAATGACCCTTCTCTTCCGAAGTCTGATCACAAGAAGAAAAAGGTCAGTAGAAtatgggaatggtgttttggcacatgggagcatatgctccctttattttgaaatgtatcttacatatattttgaaattttaaaaaattgaaacgagaAATTCGaacatacatcttcacgtgctgcgcgctcacaaagttgtttcatcaaaatccgacttgtcgtgtgacgtgtgtaaaaaagacaaaattcaatgctgaaaataaggcttttcaggagataaattttctcttttttacacagaccacaaaacatattggttcctcgcgaaacttggcgaacgtacgtatattgtggagatgtacatgtagaattttttttcaaaattttccgacatttcaaaatataattttttgatagagggagcatatgcacccgggagccgaattgaatttccgagtaGAATATCTGAATCTGCTTCCCATTTTTATCACTACTACTTTACATAATCTGATAATGATTGTTTCAACAGAAGAAACCTAAGCTCAGCATGAAAGAGAGTATGAAAGTTCTGGTCTCTTCGAAATATGTGAGGGACCTTGCTACCTTAGTGGTTGCATACGGCATTAGTATCAATCTTGTGGAAGTCACATGGAAATCAAAGCTCAAGGCACAGGTAGTCCTTTTCACCTTCTGTTTTTCTTCTTTCCAGACTGTTATATCCCTTTAACCTTTTTAATTAATGTTTTCCCTTTTCATTTTGGCAGTTCCCTAGTCCAAACGAATACTCATCTTTCATGGGTGACTTCTCTACTGCAACTGGAATTGCAACTTTCACGATGATGCTGTTAGGCCGTATTATATTCCAAAAATTTGGCTGGGGAGTGGCTGCCATGATCACCCCCACGGTTTTGTTGGTCACTGGTGTTGGTTTCTTCTCTCTGCTTCTGTTTGGGCAACCACTGACTCCCATGCTTGCCACGATGGGTATGACACCTCTTCTTGCAGCTGTTTATGTGGGTGCACTGCAgaacatatttagcaagagtgcaAAGTACAGTTTG contains:
- the LOC124661665 gene encoding plastidic ATP/ADP-transporter-like, with amino-acid sequence MESLALLSAKPGLTLRAGPRLPLPRLRATRASLSPTSTSTSSPAALHSPLLASRARTSHDAVLGYGLLKRRPTPTPSVSCSAAAAAAALPQPPEPKKFLGVGLPTLKKIVPLGLMFFCILFNYTILRDTKDVLVVTAKGSSAEIIPFLKTWVNLPMAIGFMLAYSKLSDVLSREALFYTVIFPFIAFFGLFGFVLYPLRDLIHPTALADRLLAALGPSFLGPVAILRIWSFCLFYVMAELWGSVVVSVLFWGFANQITTVDEAKEFYPLFGLGANIALIFSGRTVKYFSNLRKTMAPGVDGWEVSLKGMMGIVVLLGLVISSIYWAVNKLVLNDPSLPKSDHKKKKKKPKLSMKESMKVLVSSKYVRDLATLVVAYGISINLVEVTWKSKLKAQFPSPNEYSSFMGDFSTATGIATFTMMLLGRIIFQKFGWGVAAMITPTVLLVTGVGFFSLLLFGQPLTPMLATMGMTPLLAAVYVGALQNIFSKSAKYSLFDPCKEMAYIPLDGDMKLKGKAAIDVVCNPLGKSGGALIQQFLILIFGSLANSTPYLGGILLVIVLAWLGAARSLDKQFSSLAKEDLRKEMSEKEKAETVPLKEPEAATDILVEQPNGTTGTES